The Zingiber officinale cultivar Zhangliang chromosome 2A, Zo_v1.1, whole genome shotgun sequence genomic sequence ACGAGTTTTAAAGTCactgtttctttcttgagcttcgcctgacttgagcgtcggagggtcgtcgccggaaatcccttcccggcccgacttctgtgcaggttcgccggagctttgtgccgccagtcgaagatccacgccagcagccggaagcgccatgtgcccagcgttcgttgattcggcattcggacaggatcagcaatAAATAGTCATTAATTCATTCAATTGAAACCTTGACAATTAATGataataatgatcattaattcaTTCAATTGAAACTATCAATAATTAATGATAATAAATGACCCTTAATTAATCCAATTGAAACTATCAGCaaataatgaaaataaatgaCCACTAATCGATCATTTAGTATGGTGAAAGGTTGAGCCCCTATATAAGGAGCTCAGATCTTGAGCAGAAGATAGAGAGTGAGAGGAAAAGCAGGAAGTGAACCTTTGTCTACCCGTGTTTTCTTACAAAAACTCTCTCAACCGTGCATCCATTCGGCTGAACTACTCGTGAAGCACTTGGGTGTATTCTTAGTTCATGACGAACAACTAGTGCTTGGTTGTGTGTGTGATtttaccgttgtatcctgggaaatagacTGCCCGAGAGAATCTTGAAGCTCAAcaggaggtggggcgaatctgtttaaAGGAAACTGTGTTGAGCACATACCTTGATATCTTATTAAGAGAATTCCTTTCCTAACTCGACGATCGATTCCCGATTCTACAACGCACAACATTAACTCCGTAACTTGACCCATCGGAAGCTTGGTAGAACCAACCCTGTTGGTAGTATAAGactatccgctcaggtcatctcaatagataagttaaaattaattttatataatttcaattcaataattttctttaatatcTTTAGGAATAGATGGTCCAACAATCCTTAGAAAGTAAGGTGTCATttgtcttttaatttttttttttttaactagatGATCTTTTTTATGATTTACATAAGTTAATGTGTTTATTCAGTAATTTACCAAACAAcgtatctaaatttttaaatttactaaaaGACGTATGTTAGTTTACCATTTACCAAAGAGCACACCTTTTCAAATGTcattcctattttaccctcctgacaatctgactttttctaccatttttcttttctccactatttttctctttcttctctttttaACCAGCATGCAGAATATATGAATAACATTACATAAGatttagtcaattttttaataacattttaatatatttgaagaagctaaaataaacaatggataacatatttgaactccttgcaatctcagaaatccactggaactgaaataagtgtaatcggagctctctaggtccattagtgggttttgaccgaaactcactgatggacttagagagctccgattgcacccatttcagttcctatgaatttttgatgttacaaggagttcaaatatgatatctaTTATTTATTACGACTTTTcatagatattaatatataaaatcgaAGAATCGTTAAAAAAAGCTCATGTTGGGTctaatatgatttcatatcatccCTACGTcggacctgatatgattccatatcaggcccaatgtgggcctttttgacgattctttgattttgtatattaacatctatgaaaagtcgaaataaataatggacactatatttgaactccttgcaatatcagaaatccataggaactgaaatgggtgcaatcagagctctctaggtccattagtaggtttcggtcaaaacccactgatggacctagagagttccgattgcacatatttcagttcctatggatttttaaggtcgcaaggagttcaaatatgatatccattatttatttcgacttttcatAAATGTTAACATGTAAAATGAAAGAATCATAAAAAAAACTCATATTGGGCGTTTttgatgattcttttattttatatgttaacatctatgaaaaatcgaaataaataatggacaccatatttgaacttcttataatatcataaatccatagaaactgaaatgagtgcaatcggagttctctaggttcattagtgggattttgactgaaactcactgatagacctagagaactccgattacactcatttcaattccagtggatttctgagattacaaggagttcaaatatccattgtttattttgacttcttcaaatgtattaaaatattattaaaaatttgattaaatctTATGTAATGTTATTAATATGTTTTGCAgttaaaaaagagaagagagaaaaaaaaaatagtggagaaaagaaaaaattgtCAAGAGCGTAAAATAGGAATTGTACTTGAAAAGGTACCCtctttaataaataataaaataatgtacatcttttagtaaatttaaaaatttagatacaTAATTTGGTAAATTATCcatatttatttataatatattatttttattaagaaatatgataccGTTACATTAATGCCCCTCGTAACTGTCCCATGCCATTATGATACCATCATATTTTGATTAAGAAAGTAATTACATAAATTGATCCTATCTTATTTGCTTTCTTTTACATCATCTTTATAGATATACTTAAACACACAATttctttttaaatcatatttTTGAAGAAAGTAATGCCCAAGGTCCTATCAAACTTTCAACTAATAATTCCATGTTGTTGGTTCTCCTATATTTTATTCGAATACAATTTAAAGTATTAAACAAAAATCTAAAAGAACTGAATCTTTTTGTTTTTATAGATTTCTAGAGATCTTCTATTTAGTAAATCTttgataattaataattattagtAATAACAGTAAGtggaattaaattttaatataagaATATTTTGCTAGAAGTTtcctttaattttagattttatttgattttgtcTACTTTTGCAGGGGATCCGCAAGCTGACACACGGTCTCATTCCTTCTGTGGTCGATAATGGCGTCCACCTCCGCTCGCACTGCCATGGTGCCATGGAACCTGACCCATTCTGATAGCAGACAAGCCAGTGAATGATACCCACCACCGCACTCTTCCCTCAATCAATTCCACTCCTCCAAGTAAGCTCAAGTGCTCAACCCCCATCGGTTTCTCGGCATTAAATCGACGTCGCCATTGATGCTCCTCAAGCTGATGGTTTTCCTCTGTTCTTGACCAGTTCTTGGCGGTGCTCATGACGACGGACGTCGAATCCAATGCTTTCGAGGTAAAGTTGCGTTTGTTAGTGGTTGTTTGGGTGCTGGGATTTGCCTGTTGATTGATCGGCTGCTCAGCGGTGCAGGAGACGAGGCAGCGGCGGAGCGGCTCGTGGCGGGTGGTGCTGTCGCTGGCGTACCAGAGCCTGGGCGTGGTCTACGGCGACCTTGGCACGTCGCCGCTGTACGTGTACAAGAGCACGTTTGCGGAGGACATCCACCACTCGGAGAGCAACGAGGAGATCTACGGCGTGCTCTCCTTCGTCTTCTGGACGCTCACCCTCGTGCCGCTGCTCAAGTACGTCTTCATCGTGCTCCGCGCCGACGACGACGGCGAGGGCGGCACCTTCGCGCTCTACTCGCTCCTCTGCCGGCACGCCCGCGTCGGGTTCCTCCCCAACGGCCAGCGCGCGGACGAGGAGATTTCCGCCTACAAGAAGACGGACGACGCCGGCGCCGGAGGGGAGGCGTCGCCCTCGGGGCTGAAGGCGGCGCTGGAGAGGCACCAGGTGCTGCAGAAGTTGCTGCTGCTACTTGCCCTAATTGGCACGTGCATGGTCATCGGCGACGGAGTCCTCACGCCGGCGATTTCCGGTAAGCCGCCCCTGGCTCATTGTGCTCTGCAATTCGATTCACGCCGTTGATAATTACTCCCCGGAAAAATTGCAGTTTTCTCGGCGGTTTCAGGGCTCGAGCTTTCCATGTCCAGGGAACACCACAAATGTAAGCAAGTTCATAAATCTGTGATTTCTTACACAATTGTTCATTATTTCATATCAATTTGAAGATCATTGTTTGCTTCTGAGACGATTGATCAAGAAATCAAAGGATTTCCAATTCTCTGTAGTTTGGTTTAGAATGACTATGAAACACACGTCACTGATCTCTGCAGATGTTGAAGTTCCTATAGCATGTCTAATACTGATCTGTTTGTTCGCCCTGCAACATTATGGAACGCATCGAGTCGGGTTCTTGTTTGCCCCGATAGTTATCGTTTGGCTTCTATGCATCAGTTCGATCGGTGTTTATAACATTTTCCACTGGAATCCACATGTTTATCAAGCATTGTCTCCATACTACATGTACAAGTTCTTGAAAAAAACTCAAAGAGCAGGCTGGATGTCCTTGGGTGGGATTCTATTATGCATAACAGGTACCGAAAAGACAATAATTCACGATATGTTTGTGTTTCTTCGATCATCCATAGTCCAATTTTGTACGTGCAGGTTCAGAAGCCATGTATGCAGATTTGGGACATTTCTCACAGTTATCTATCAAGGTAAGCATATGACACAAGATTGCGAGATTAGCTCAATTAGTCTATTTAAGCTTGCTCAAGATTTGTATCGAATAACACACTAACTGATGTCGTTTATTATGATGATTCCAGTAAATTGTGAAGCCTCGTAGCTATATATCTTTCTAATCGATGGTTACACGAATGCAGATTGCTTTTACGTTCGTGGTTTATCCATCGTTGATCCTAGCATATATGGGACAAGCAGCTTATTTGTCCAGACACCACACCATTGCCAATGACTATAGAATTGGATTCTATGTCTCGGTACCAGGTAGTTGTTAACTGCATGTTTCTAAGCTATCTTAACCGCGATAATACATACTGAAGTCATCGAATTTTCTTGCTAGAGCAAATAAGGTGGCCTGTTCTAGTTATAGCTATACTCGCGGCGGTCGTAGGAAGCCAAGCCATTATTACTGGTACCTTCTCGATAATCAAGCAGTGCTCAGCTTTGGGTTGTTTTCCTCGAGTGAAGATCGTTCATACATCTGCCAAATTTCATGGACAAATATACATCCCCGAGATTAACTGGATACTAATGATACTGTGTTTGGCAGTGACAATTGGTTTCAGGGACACAAAGCATATGGGTAATGCTGCAGGTAAGAACACTTTTGCCTTTCTCTCGGTAAAATTACGAAGATTTATCGCAAACCTAGCTTGAAAATAGTTTCATGGCAATAGATTTCGTACCAGTATTTGAGTGTTCTTGTGTATTTGGGATTATGTTAGTAGCAAAATGCTTGACCTGAACGGTGGCTGCATTGATCGTAATCTCCAATGAGCTGGTAGTTTCGTCGATGTTGGATAGTGgaattcatctcttttcacaagCACATGTGATTTTCTTTCCTGTTTCTCAATTTATTTGGGTTTCTGTTCGGATTTTTGGTAGATAATTTAGTCCTTAGCACTCGAACTAGTTTATGTTAAGAACCTTGTGGTAAATTGTTGTTTCATAAGTTTGGTTTAAGAGCTTATAAGACTAACATATCTTGGAAGTAATACTGGAGCGTTAGTATTAAGATCTTGCTTGTTGTTTTCCCCATGGGACAGGGTTGGCTGTGATTACGGTCATGCTGGTTACGACTTGCTTGATGTCGTTAGTGATAGTTTTGTGCTGGCACAAGAGCATATTTGTGGCACTATCCTTCATCCTCTTCTTTGGAACGATTGAGGCTCTTTACTTCTCGGCTTCAGTCATCAAGTTCTTGGAAGGAGCATGGGTTCCTATCGCGCTTTCCTTCATCTTCATGCTAATCATGTACGTTTGGCACTATGGCATGCTCAAGAAGTATGAATTCGACGTCCAAAATAAGGTCTCGATCGATTGGCTCCTCAGCCTCAGTCCTAGTCTCGGCATCGTGCGCGTCAATGGCATCGGTCTCATACATACAGAGCTCGTGTCAGGAATTCCAGCCATATTCTCCCACTTCATTACCAATCTACCTGCATTCCATCAGGTCAGCTATCGTCTTCTTTGCTCGATTAGCAAATTATATGCCTAAGCCTAAAATCGATCACTTATTTCGCCAGGTGCTTGTGTTCCTTTGCATCAAGTCTATCCCTGTGCCGCATGTCCAACCAGAGGAGCGGTTCCTTGTCGGAAGGATTGGTCCCAGGGAGCACAGGATTTATCGGTGCATCGTTCGATATGGGTACCGTGATGTGCACAAGGATGATTTGGAGTTCGAAAAGGACTTGGTGTTCAGTGTCGCGGAGTTTATCAGGTCAGGGACACCGGGACAAAATGACCATGCCAACGAACCTGACAAAGTCGGTGAGAAAATGACTGTCGTTGGAGCTGGAATTCGGTTGCGAGAATTGAATGTTGATCCAGACGAAGCAGCTGGCCCCTCCGATTCAACAGAGATACAGTCGGCCGTGAAAGGGTGCAGGAAGAAGGTGAGGTTCGTGCTGCCGGCTAGCGAGCAGATGAATGCGAGAGTGAGGGAGGAGTTGCAAGAGCTAATGGAGGCACGAGAAGCGGGAATGGCGTTCATTCTCGGGCATTGCTATGTGAGGGCGAAGAGCGGATCGGGATTCATCAAGAGGCTTGCGATCAACGTCGGTTACGACTTCTTGAGGAGGAACAGCCGGAGTCCGGCGTATGCAGTGAACATACAACATGCTTCTACTTTAGAGGTGGGAATGGTCTACTATGTTTGAACTGAGAGTGAGTCTGTTATACACTTCCATGTACATTAAGGTTATAGATCAAGTTGCCTTCTCCCCAAATTGATTCCTAGGCTCTTCTTTACAAGTAAACAAACAAGAAAGATTGTTTTTCCTTCTGaataaacatgctaaaagatTCAACTGAAACGTGAGGAAGTTTCAGTATCATTGATTACACGTACCtaagttttataataaaaaaaaaacacattctCATTTTATTTTTTGTCCATGAAATAATTACTTGGGTTTACATAATTTGTTTCGAtccatttaaaaaatcattacgcTTCTGATGCTatcgaatttaaatttgaagacatGAAAATTTTAAGGAGACTTGCAGAAGCATATGATTTTAGTTCGAAAATTTGAAAgtgtgatattttttaaaatttaaaagtttgattttttttaattaaaggaTCATAAGAATTTATTATGGTATTTATTAATGAGTATAATTATTCTAAATCTTATAATGAGtttatgataaattttatcaaagtattataaatttaaaaatttatcacACTCTCAATTTATACTATCAATTTCAAGTATGAAGACATGAATATATTAACGAGGCTTTTAAGAGTGAGTTTTGATTTAAAGTAATTCAGAATTCTTTAGATCTATAGTCACCTTAGGATAAAACTAGATGATGGACCTACCGTTTAGAAAttcaaaaatttcttttttttttaatcagagAGTCCTTGAAATCAATTGATGATGCTAATTAGTACTATCATTAATCTTATAATGAgtttatgataattttttttaagagaaattAAAATTCTCAATTTATACTATTGAATTTAGATATGAGGGCATGAATACATTAATGAAGTTTACAGGAGTATATTGATTTTAGTTAGACTGGTTGATGGATCTACACCATTTAAGAATTTATAAGTTTGATATTTTTTTGAATCAAGGGAGTCTAAGGAACCCATTTGATGCAGGGGTATTTCCCAATGGTCATGTGGATAAGAGGGTTAATAATTGAGTTAGGATGATAGGTGTGGTCAACAAGGGCCGACTCTCGACTTCCAGCTCCTGGTTACTATCGACTCCTGGCTACTCTCTGACTCCCGACTCCTAGCTCCCGGTCACTCTCGACTTTTGACGACTCACGTTTCCTACTTCCTCAAACTAAGCTGAGACGATCTCAACTGTTAGGAATTAAAGCAATGAACCATTGTTCTTTTAATGTAATCATTATCGCGAGAAAGGCAAAAAACATAGCTATTTACCTCGATATAAATGAGTTGTAATGGTCATTGATTTCAGGGAACATGGCCATGATAGCGAGAAACGAGGAGGCATGGGAAGAATATGGAGGAGAGTTCTAATCCTATAAAAGGTAGTCGACTCTCATGATCAAAAGTATGTACATATAACATTCCAAATCCTAACTTTTAGAACTATCTTTTTCATTGAAGGCTGACTTGTGCATCAGAGTGGTCTCGCCAGGGACCTCCCTGGCCGTCATTCTAACCTGTTCTCTTTGAATATTCTTCCTCGTAGGATGGAAGCCTCGCCACAACCGCCCATAACAATAGCACAATACCAGCAAGTCAGACGTCTCCGTTCTCAGGCAGGATTAAATTGACATCGTCTGTGGAAAATCTAAGTTAAGGACTAGATTGAGACACAGTAAGATGGATGCCATCGGAAGATCCAATGTGGGAACTAATGAAAAGTCAAATGGTATTACCATGACAACGGAAGAATTTAACAAACTTGTGGTGGTTACTGAACAAACGGTGTTACAAGGACAACCTCGATCATCGACATTCCCGAGGCTTATCTCCCGAAATGAACAACTGTCTCAACCCGTTGAAGCAGCACCAACACTGCAGCAAAGATCGAACCGGCCAAGAGAAACCCCCAAGGATGCGTTCTAGGTCCCGATCGGTATTTTTGCCATGATAGAAGAATCTTTGAGGGTCTTTAGGGGAAATCCCCCATCAGAGGCTCCTAAAAGAAAAGGAGTGCATGTTGAGTAACGTACTCGACTCTAAAGGCCCCCTTCTCGTCGGGAGTCCTTAGGGATGAATTGCTAAGACATTTTTGAGCTCTGTAAATTGGAGAATATAATGGTGCAACAGATCTCGAGGATCACCTTTGCAAATTCAAAAATGTCGTCTTATTACATCAATACACAAATGAGGTCAAATGACGAGTTTTTCTAATGACGCTATTAGGCTCGACATAGAGGTGGTTCAATTGCCTTCCAACATCCTCTATACAATCTTTCGAGGACTTTAAGACAGTGTTCATGAGGTACTTTGCTACCAGCCGAAGGTATTAGAAGACTGTTCATGATCTATTCATCCTCAAACAAAAACCCAAAGAGTCCTTAAAAGACTATTTGCAAAGGTTCAACCGAGTGTCCATTGATGCACCCTTGATCACTTCAGAAGTACAGATTAGTACATTTTCTCAGGGTTTAATCGATGAAGATTTCTTTAAATCCCTAGTAAAAAAGCCCCTGACTGACTTCGACGGGTTACAAGCTTGGACTATCAAATATGTCCAGGTAGAAGAAGCTCAATTTGTCAAAAGGAAGGAGGTACTGGCCCAAACCTCGATGACCATTATGGCAGATTGAAAGACATCTCTTCCTCCCTTGCAGAATTGATATTTCATTAATCTCAAGGGAGAAAAAACTGTACAAATTATAGAAAATAACATGACTAGAGAGGCAAGTCGGGAGCCCATGGTGAAACCTTACTATGATTTTCATCGGTCGATtacttattccactagagaatgcCAACAGTATGCTCGGGAAGTACGATTGGTGGCCAATCAAAGAAGGGTAAGACATAATCAATCGACCAAGAGATCTACTGGACCTTACCATTATCAACAGAATGAGGGATAGAAGTCGGATGCTAGGTGAGACTCACGACAATGCTCTCATTCTCCTTAGCACTGTTCTGACAGTGCCCGACTACAACAAACCTCGACTAACCAGAATAGAGATAATGACAAGGGCAAGGGTAAGGTTGATTCTCTGGGATGATTAACATAATTTTCGGAGGACCGATATATGGTGATTCTAATCGGGCCAGGAAGGCCCACAGTTGCTACTCCACCTTCAATGAATGAGTCATTTAGTGAGCTTatattgccttggattaacaacctcctcagttataaaccaagtaaatcttctgcctcttattatttaatttatgtttatttttctaACTACTTAACGTGTGTTTGTCTTTGCtaaacaagaaagcaaaagagagTGTTAAATTTCTTTACAGGGTAATTCACCCTCTCTTGTTGGCTATACCGGgacctataagtggtatcagagcaaggatgcttCAGAAGAATTAACCGCTGACTGAAGCAAGCTGATCATAAataagcatcgacgaaggggaagACAATTTAGAAGAAAgcagtgatgaagggggagtgttGAATAATGAAACAGACATGATTTTTTCAAGATTTACTCctaattttttgatgtgatcaaaggggaagaaacaTTTAGGGGGTTAAGGTACTTAATTGCATTATTCTTGGTTTAAATTgccaatttattttttaaaataaattttatgttttGATTGACCCTAAattaacttgagttgatgcatataaaaaagagagagattgtaagtaccccatgttagttttgatatggtcaaccaagtcaaattaggtcctattgtatttgatccttatgtctaagtatgcaagaacttaggaatacaagaagtcaagctgaaaacgcagttagcgagaaggataacATAGGAAGTGAGCCAAcgagctcagtgcatccgagggacgaggtgctgcggaagagtataccgacggacgagaaggatgcaTGCGGTactttcaagggatgagaagtcagagtTGAAAATTGCTCGAGGAGAGAAGACttgagttaggttcgggtgagctcaattctggaAAGGTCGGTTAATCACCCAAGTGATCGGAGATGAAGCAGAATAAAGTCAACACTGAGTTGATCTTGTCCAAGCAGTTGGACCAAGTTCAGGCTCTTGGACTCTAGGTGTCTGGAGAGGGTCTGGGTGCCTAGACCGTCTTGGTGCTGAACAAGCGCCTCATCACAGAGTCATTGCTACGTATCACTTCTGGATCTATGTTAGTAGCACTCCGGGCGTCGAAattggtccaagcgcctggagaaGGATGAATTATTATCATCACACAGTTGAGTAGCCATTATGAGCAAATAAGACACACAGTTGGGGGCACCCGGAGAGGGTCAAGGCACCTGGAGATGCCATGTCAATAAAATGACTAGTTCAACCAGTAGACTATAAATAAAACTCTGGTCTTCTTCGTTTGAATACAACACTTGAATACGAACATTATattgttattttcttattctatagtttttttttctaagCTTTCAACGTCTGTAAGAGGTTACTCTACCTTTAACGAAGGAGTCATTTAGTGAGCTTATTTTACCTTAGATTAGTAATCTCTctggttgtaaaccaagtaaatcatctgcctcttattatttaatttatgtttatttttctaACTACTTAACATGTGTTTGTCTTTGCTAAACAAGAAAGCACAAGAGagtattaaatttctttat encodes the following:
- the LOC122042182 gene encoding potassium transporter 8-like; the encoded protein is MIPTTALFPQSIPLLQFLAVLMTTDVESNAFEETRQRRSGSWRVVLSLAYQSLGVVYGDLGTSPLYVYKSTFAEDIHHSESNEEIYGVLSFVFWTLTLVPLLKYVFIVLRADDDGEGGTFALYSLLCRHARVGFLPNGQRADEEISAYKKTDDAGAGGEASPSGLKAALERHQVLQKLLLLLALIGTCMVIGDGVLTPAISVFSAVSGLELSMSREHHKYVEVPIACLILICLFALQHYGTHRVGFLFAPIVIVWLLCISSIGVYNIFHWNPHVYQALSPYYMYKFLKKTQRAGWMSLGGILLCITGSEAMYADLGHFSQLSIKIAFTFVVYPSLILAYMGQAAYLSRHHTIANDYRIGFYVSVPEQIRWPVLVIAILAAVVGSQAIITGTFSIIKQCSALGCFPRVKIVHTSAKFHGQIYIPEINWILMILCLAVTIGFRDTKHMGNAAGLAVITVMLVTTCLMSLVIVLCWHKSIFVALSFILFFGTIEALYFSASVIKFLEGAWVPIALSFIFMLIMYVWHYGMLKKYEFDVQNKVSIDWLLSLSPSLGIVRVNGIGLIHTELVSGIPAIFSHFITNLPAFHQVLVFLCIKSIPVPHVQPEERFLVGRIGPREHRIYRCIVRYGYRDVHKDDLEFEKDLVFSVAEFIRSGTPGQNDHANEPDKVGEKMTVVGAGIRLRELNVDPDEAAGPSDSTEIQSAVKGCRKKVRFVLPASEQMNARVREELQELMEAREAGMAFILGHCYVRAKSGSGFIKRLAINVGYDFLRRNSRSPAYAVNIQHASTLEVGMVYYV